A part of Liolophura sinensis isolate JHLJ2023 chromosome 1, CUHK_Ljap_v2, whole genome shotgun sequence genomic DNA contains:
- the LOC135462000 gene encoding uncharacterized protein LOC135462000, with protein MPDHLNTRTRPPQYPYQVIPIPMPSHPNTHTRSSQHPYQATPTPTPGHPNTHTRSPQHPCQVTPIPVPGHPNTHAKSPQHPYQVTPTPVPGHPNTHTRSPQHPCQVTPIPVPGHPNTHAKSPQHPYQVTPTPVPGHPNTHTRSSQYPCQVTSIPIPGHPNTRTRSSQYPY; from the coding sequence ATGCCAGATCACCTCAATACCCGTACCAGGCCACCCCAATACCCGTACCAGGTCATCCCAATACCCATGCCAAGTCACCCCAACACCCATACCAGGTCATCCCAACACCCGTACCAGGCCACCCCAACACCCACACCAGGTCATCCCAATACCCATACCAGGTCACCCCAACACCCATGCCAGGTCACCCCAATACCCGTACCAGGTCATCCCAATACCCATGCCAAGTCACCCCAACACCCATACCAGGTCACCCCAACACCCGTACCAGGTCACCCCAACACCCATACCAGGTCACCCCAACACCCATGCCAGGTCACCCCAATACCCGTACCAGGTCATCCCAATACCCATGCCAAGTCACCCCAACACCCATACCAGGTCACCCCAACACCCGTACCAGGCCACCCCAACACCCATACCAGGTCATCCCAATACCCATGCCAAGTCACCTCAATACCCATACCAGGTCACCCAAACACCCGTACCAGGTCATCCCAATACCCATACTAA